A single genomic interval of Phocoena sinus isolate mPhoSin1 chromosome 15, mPhoSin1.pri, whole genome shotgun sequence harbors:
- the ZNF133 gene encoding zinc finger protein 133 isoform X3 encodes MQHMLCSHPPWIFTCWCAEEPVRPGAPCPGDQRQQQQQRASDGSPWNDKAEGQERQGTQTLFRKTKKRTSGAFPRPPPQRQPVSSGDGIQGVEGVASPAQTGNPEETDRLLKRIEVLGFGTVNCGECGLGFSKMTNLLSHQRIHSGEKPYVCGVCEKGFSLKKSLARHQKAHSGEKPIVCRECGRGFNRKSTLIIHERTHSGEKPYMCGECGRGFSQKSNLIIHQRTHSGEKPYVCQECGKGFSQKSAVVRHQRTHLEEKTIVCSDCGLGFSDRSNLISHQRTHSGEKPYACKECGRCFRQRTTLVNHQRTHSKEKPYVCGVCGHSFSQNSTLISHRRTHTGEKPYVCGVCGRGFSLKSHLNRHQNIHSGDKPIVCKDCGRGFSQQSNLIRHQRTHSGEKPMVCEECGRGFSQKSNLVAHQRTHSGEKPYVCRECGRGFSHQAGLIRHRRKHSREKPYTCRQCGLGFSNKSALITHKWVHSEEKPCLFRECGQGFPQKSHLILHQMTHQGRKPYVCKTCGQGFSQKSHLSRHRRMKSAHHKLRLQSDPEAYSEQSSDPLHSL; translated from the coding sequence ATGCAGCACATGCTGTGTAGTCACCCTCCCTGGATCTTCACGTGCTGGTGTGCAGAAGAGCCTGTCCGGCCAGGAGCTCCATGCCCTGGGGaccagcggcagcagcagcagcagcgagcCTCTGATGGAAGTCCCTGGAACGACAAAGCAGAAGGTCAGGAGAGACAAGGCACCCAGACTTTgttcagaaagacaaagaaaaggacTTCAGGTGCGTTCCCCAGGCCGCCACCCCAGCGGCAGCCGGTCAGCTCTGGGGATGGCATCCAAGGCGTGGAGGGAGTGGCCAGCCCAGCTCAGACGGGGAATCCCGAGGAAACAGACAGACTGTTGAAGAGGATAGAAGTCTTAGGATTTGGAACAGTCAACTGTGGGGAGTGTGGCCTGGGCTTCAGCAAGATGACAAACCTGCTCAGTCACCAGAGGATACACTCAGGGGAGAAGCCGTATGTGTGCGGGGTGTGTGAGAAGGGCTTTAGCCTAAAGAAAAGCCTTGCCAGACACCAGAAGGCACACTCGGGGGAGAAGCCCATCGTGTGCAGGGAGTGTGGGCGAGGCTTTAACCGGAAGTCAACACTCATCATACACGAGAGGACACACTCAGGTGAGAAGCCTTACATGTGCGGCGAGTGTGGGCGAGGCTTCAGCCAGAAGTCAAACCTCATCATACACCAGCGGACACACTCTGGGGAGAAGCCCTACGTGTGCCAGGAATGTGGGAAAGGCTTCAGCCAGAAGTCAGCTGTCGTCAGACACCAGAGGACGCACTTGGAGGAGAAGACCATCGTGTGCAGTGACTGTGGACTGGGCTTCAGCGACAGGTCGAACCTCATCTCACACCAGAGGACACACTCCGGGGAGAAGCCTTATGCCTGCAAGGAGTGTGGGCGGTGCTTCAGGCAGAGAACCACCCTTGTCAACCACCAGAGGACACACTCCAAGGAGAAGCCTtatgtgtgtggcgtgtgtgggCACAGCTTCAGCCAGAATTCAACCCTCATCTCACACAGGCGGACACACACTGGGGAGAAGCCTTAcgtgtgtggggtgtgtgggcGAGGCTTTAGTCTCAAGTCACACCTCAACAGACACCAGAACATACACTCAGGGGATAAGCCCATTGTGTGTAAGGACTGTGGGCGAGGCTTCAGCCAGCAGTCAAATCTCATCAGACACCAGAGGACACACTCAGGGGAAAAGCCCATGGTGTGTGAGGAGTGCGGGCGAGGCTTCAGCCAGAAGTCAAACCTCGTTGCACACCAGAGGACACACTCAGGGGAAAAGCCGTACGTGTGCAGGGAGTGTGGGCGAGGCTTCAGTCACCAGGCAGGTCTCATCCGACACAGGCGGAAACACTCGAGGGAAAAGCCTTACACGTGCAGGCAGTGTGGACTCGGCTTTAGCAATAAGTCAGCTTTAATCACGCACAAATGGGTACACTCGGAAGAGAAGCCCTGTTTATTCAGAGAGTGTGGCCAAGGCTTTCCCCAAAAGTCACACCTCATCTTACATCAGATGACACACCAGGGCAGGAAGCCTTATGTGTGCAAGACGTGTGGACAGGGCTTCAGCCAGAAGTCTCACCTCAGCAGACACAGGAGGATGAAGTCCGCCCACCACAAACTGCGACTTCAGTCTGACCCCGAGGCCTACTCGGAGCAATCTTCTGACCCCTTGCACTCTCTTTGA